A portion of the Gorilla gorilla gorilla isolate KB3781 chromosome X, NHGRI_mGorGor1-v2.1_pri, whole genome shotgun sequence genome contains these proteins:
- the WDR45 gene encoding WD repeat domain phosphoinositide-interacting protein 4 isoform X8, with translation MTQQPLRGVTSLRFNQDQSCFCCAMETGVRIYNVEPLMEKGHLVLIWDDAREGKDSKEKLVLEFTFTKPVLSVRMRHDKIVIVLKNRIYVYSFPDNPRKLFEFDTRDNPKAAHPTPHLHTLGLCDLCPSLEKQLLVFPGHKCGSLQLVDLASTKPGTSSAPFTINAHQSDIACVSLNQPGTVVASASQKGTLIRLFDTQSKEKLVELRRGTDPATLYCINFSHDSSFLCASSDKGTVHIFALKDTRLNRRSALARVGKVGPMIGQYVDSQWSLASFTVPAESACICAFGRNTSKNVNSVIAICVDGTFHKYVFTPDGNCNREAFDVYLDICDDDDF, from the exons ATGACTCAACAGCCACTTCGAGGAGTGACCAGCCTGCGTTTCAACCAAGACCAAA GCTGCTTTTGCTGCGCCATGGAGACAGGTGTGCGCATCTACAACGTGGAGCCCTTGATGGAGAAGGGGCATCTGG TGCTGATCTGGGACGATGCCCGGGAGGGCAAGGACTCCAAGGAGAAGCTGGTGCTGGAGTTCACCTTCACCAAGCCAGTGCTTTCTGTGCGCATGCGCCATGACAA GATCGTGATCGTGCTGAAGAACCGCATCTATGTGTACTCCTTCCCCGACAATCCCCGAAAGCTGTTTGAGTTTGATACCCGGGACAACCCCAAGG ccgcccaccccaccccccatcttCACACCCTAGGGCTCTGTGACCTCTGCCCCAGCCTGGAGAAGCAACTGTTAGTGTTCCCAGGACACAAGTGTGGGAGTCTGCAACTTGTG GACCTGGCGAGCACAAAGCCTGGCACCTCGTCTGCTCCATTCACGATCAATGCACATCAGAGTGACATAGCCTGTGTGTCTCTAAACCAGCCAGGCACTGtagtggcctcagcctcccagaaggGTACCCTTATTCGCCTCTTTGACACACAATCCAAGGAGAAACTGGTGGAGCTGCGCCGAGGCACTGACCCTGCCACCCTCTACTG CATTAACTTCAGCCACGACTCCTCCTTCCTCTGCGCTTCCAGTGATAAGGGCACTGTCCATATCTTTGCTCTCAAGGATACCCGCCTCAACCGCCGCTCCGC GCTGGCTCGCGTGGGCAAGGTGGGGCCTATGATTGGGCAGTACGTGGACTCTCAGTGGAGCCTGGCGAGCTTCACTGTGCCTGCTGAGTCAGCTTGCATCTGCGCCTTCGGTCGCAATACTTCCAAGAACGTCAACTCTGTCATTG ccatctGCGTAGATGGGACCTTCCACAAATATGTCTTCACTCCTGATGGAAACTGCAACAGAGAGGCTTTCGACGTGTACCTTGACATCTGTGATGATGATGACTTTTAA
- the WDR45 gene encoding WD repeat domain phosphoinositide-interacting protein 4 isoform X9: MTQQPLRGVTSLRFNQDQSCFCCAMETGVRIYNVEPLMEKGHLDHEQVGSMGLVEMLHRSNLLALVGGGSSPKFSEISAVLIWDDAREGKDSKEKLVLEFTFTKPVLSVRMRHDKIVIVLKNRIYVYSFPDNPRKLFEFDTRDNPKGLCDLCPSLEKQLLVFPGHKCGSLQLVPGTVVASASQKGTLIRLFDTQSKEKLVELRRGTDPATLYCINFSHDSSFLCASSDKGTVHIFALKDTRLNRRSALARVGKVGPMIGQYVDSQWSLASFTVPAESACICAFGRNTSKNVNSVIAICVDGTFHKYVFTPDGNCNREAFDVYLDICDDDDF; the protein is encoded by the exons ATGACTCAACAGCCACTTCGAGGAGTGACCAGCCTGCGTTTCAACCAAGACCAAA GCTGCTTTTGCTGCGCCATGGAGACAGGTGTGCGCATCTACAACGTGGAGCCCTTGATGGAGAAGGGGCATCTGG ACCACGAGCAGGTGGGCAGCATGGGCTTGGTGGAGATGCTGCACCGCTCCAACCTTCTGGCCTTGGTGGGCGGTGGTAGTAGTCCCAAGTTCTCAGAGATCTCAG caGTGCTGATCTGGGACGATGCCCGGGAGGGCAAGGACTCCAAGGAGAAGCTGGTGCTGGAGTTCACCTTCACCAAGCCAGTGCTTTCTGTGCGCATGCGCCATGACAA GATCGTGATCGTGCTGAAGAACCGCATCTATGTGTACTCCTTCCCCGACAATCCCCGAAAGCTGTTTGAGTTTGATACCCGGGACAACCCCAAGG GGCTCTGTGACCTCTGCCCCAGCCTGGAGAAGCAACTGTTAGTGTTCCCAGGACACAAGTGTGGGAGTCTGCAACTTGTG CCAGGCACTGtagtggcctcagcctcccagaaggGTACCCTTATTCGCCTCTTTGACACACAATCCAAGGAGAAACTGGTGGAGCTGCGCCGAGGCACTGACCCTGCCACCCTCTACTG CATTAACTTCAGCCACGACTCCTCCTTCCTCTGCGCTTCCAGTGATAAGGGCACTGTCCATATCTTTGCTCTCAAGGATACCCGCCTCAACCGCCGCTCCGC GCTGGCTCGCGTGGGCAAGGTGGGGCCTATGATTGGGCAGTACGTGGACTCTCAGTGGAGCCTGGCGAGCTTCACTGTGCCTGCTGAGTCAGCTTGCATCTGCGCCTTCGGTCGCAATACTTCCAAGAACGTCAACTCTGTCATTG ccatctGCGTAGATGGGACCTTCCACAAATATGTCTTCACTCCTGATGGAAACTGCAACAGAGAGGCTTTCGACGTGTACCTTGACATCTGTGATGATGATGACTTTTAA
- the WDR45 gene encoding WD repeat domain phosphoinositide-interacting protein 4 isoform X6 has translation MTQQPLRGVTSLRFNQDQSCFCCAMETGVRIYNVEPLMEKGHLDHEQVGSMGLVEMLHRSNLLALVGGGSSPKFSEISVLIWDDAREGKDSKEKLVLEFTFTKPVLSVRMRHDKIVIVLKNRIYVYSFPDNPRKLFEFDTRDNPKAAHPTPHLHTLGLCDLCPSLEKQLLVFPGHKCGSLQLVPGTVVASASQKGTLIRLFDTQSKEKLVELRRGTDPATLYCINFSHDSSFLCASSDKGTVHIFALKDTRLNRRSALARVGKVGPMIGQYVDSQWSLASFTVPAESACICAFGRNTSKNVNSVIAICVDGTFHKYVFTPDGNCNREAFDVYLDICDDDDF, from the exons ATGACTCAACAGCCACTTCGAGGAGTGACCAGCCTGCGTTTCAACCAAGACCAAA GCTGCTTTTGCTGCGCCATGGAGACAGGTGTGCGCATCTACAACGTGGAGCCCTTGATGGAGAAGGGGCATCTGG ACCACGAGCAGGTGGGCAGCATGGGCTTGGTGGAGATGCTGCACCGCTCCAACCTTCTGGCCTTGGTGGGCGGTGGTAGTAGTCCCAAGTTCTCAGAGATCTCAG TGCTGATCTGGGACGATGCCCGGGAGGGCAAGGACTCCAAGGAGAAGCTGGTGCTGGAGTTCACCTTCACCAAGCCAGTGCTTTCTGTGCGCATGCGCCATGACAA GATCGTGATCGTGCTGAAGAACCGCATCTATGTGTACTCCTTCCCCGACAATCCCCGAAAGCTGTTTGAGTTTGATACCCGGGACAACCCCAAGG ccgcccaccccaccccccatcttCACACCCTAGGGCTCTGTGACCTCTGCCCCAGCCTGGAGAAGCAACTGTTAGTGTTCCCAGGACACAAGTGTGGGAGTCTGCAACTTGTG CCAGGCACTGtagtggcctcagcctcccagaaggGTACCCTTATTCGCCTCTTTGACACACAATCCAAGGAGAAACTGGTGGAGCTGCGCCGAGGCACTGACCCTGCCACCCTCTACTG CATTAACTTCAGCCACGACTCCTCCTTCCTCTGCGCTTCCAGTGATAAGGGCACTGTCCATATCTTTGCTCTCAAGGATACCCGCCTCAACCGCCGCTCCGC GCTGGCTCGCGTGGGCAAGGTGGGGCCTATGATTGGGCAGTACGTGGACTCTCAGTGGAGCCTGGCGAGCTTCACTGTGCCTGCTGAGTCAGCTTGCATCTGCGCCTTCGGTCGCAATACTTCCAAGAACGTCAACTCTGTCATTG ccatctGCGTAGATGGGACCTTCCACAAATATGTCTTCACTCCTGATGGAAACTGCAACAGAGAGGCTTTCGACGTGTACCTTGACATCTGTGATGATGATGACTTTTAA
- the WDR45 gene encoding WD repeat domain phosphoinositide-interacting protein 4 isoform X2, which yields MTQQPLRGVTSLRFNQDQSCFCCAMETGVRIYNVEPLMEKGHLDHEQVGSMGLVEMLHRSNLLALVGGGSSPKFSEISVLIWDDAREGKDSKEKLVLEFTFTKPVLSVRMRHDKIVIVLKNRIYVYSFPDNPRKLFEFDTRDNPKAAHPTPHLHTLGLCDLCPSLEKQLLVFPGHKCGSLQLVDLASTKPGTSSAPFTINAHQSDIACVSLNQPGTVVASASQKGTLIRLFDTQSKEKLVELRRGTDPATLYCINFSHDSSFLCASSDKGTVHIFALKDTRLNRRSALARVGKVGPMIGQYVDSQWSLASFTVPAESACICAFGRNTSKNVNSVIAICVDGTFHKYVFTPDGNCNREAFDVYLDICDDDDF from the exons ATGACTCAACAGCCACTTCGAGGAGTGACCAGCCTGCGTTTCAACCAAGACCAAA GCTGCTTTTGCTGCGCCATGGAGACAGGTGTGCGCATCTACAACGTGGAGCCCTTGATGGAGAAGGGGCATCTGG ACCACGAGCAGGTGGGCAGCATGGGCTTGGTGGAGATGCTGCACCGCTCCAACCTTCTGGCCTTGGTGGGCGGTGGTAGTAGTCCCAAGTTCTCAGAGATCTCAG TGCTGATCTGGGACGATGCCCGGGAGGGCAAGGACTCCAAGGAGAAGCTGGTGCTGGAGTTCACCTTCACCAAGCCAGTGCTTTCTGTGCGCATGCGCCATGACAA GATCGTGATCGTGCTGAAGAACCGCATCTATGTGTACTCCTTCCCCGACAATCCCCGAAAGCTGTTTGAGTTTGATACCCGGGACAACCCCAAGG ccgcccaccccaccccccatcttCACACCCTAGGGCTCTGTGACCTCTGCCCCAGCCTGGAGAAGCAACTGTTAGTGTTCCCAGGACACAAGTGTGGGAGTCTGCAACTTGTG GACCTGGCGAGCACAAAGCCTGGCACCTCGTCTGCTCCATTCACGATCAATGCACATCAGAGTGACATAGCCTGTGTGTCTCTAAACCAGCCAGGCACTGtagtggcctcagcctcccagaaggGTACCCTTATTCGCCTCTTTGACACACAATCCAAGGAGAAACTGGTGGAGCTGCGCCGAGGCACTGACCCTGCCACCCTCTACTG CATTAACTTCAGCCACGACTCCTCCTTCCTCTGCGCTTCCAGTGATAAGGGCACTGTCCATATCTTTGCTCTCAAGGATACCCGCCTCAACCGCCGCTCCGC GCTGGCTCGCGTGGGCAAGGTGGGGCCTATGATTGGGCAGTACGTGGACTCTCAGTGGAGCCTGGCGAGCTTCACTGTGCCTGCTGAGTCAGCTTGCATCTGCGCCTTCGGTCGCAATACTTCCAAGAACGTCAACTCTGTCATTG ccatctGCGTAGATGGGACCTTCCACAAATATGTCTTCACTCCTGATGGAAACTGCAACAGAGAGGCTTTCGACGTGTACCTTGACATCTGTGATGATGATGACTTTTAA
- the WDR45 gene encoding WD repeat domain phosphoinositide-interacting protein 4 isoform X1 gives MTQQPLRGVTSLRFNQDQSCFCCAMETGVRIYNVEPLMEKGHLDHEQVGSMGLVEMLHRSNLLALVGGGSSPKFSEISAVLIWDDAREGKDSKEKLVLEFTFTKPVLSVRMRHDKIVIVLKNRIYVYSFPDNPRKLFEFDTRDNPKAAHPTPHLHTLGLCDLCPSLEKQLLVFPGHKCGSLQLVDLASTKPGTSSAPFTINAHQSDIACVSLNQPGTVVASASQKGTLIRLFDTQSKEKLVELRRGTDPATLYCINFSHDSSFLCASSDKGTVHIFALKDTRLNRRSALARVGKVGPMIGQYVDSQWSLASFTVPAESACICAFGRNTSKNVNSVIAICVDGTFHKYVFTPDGNCNREAFDVYLDICDDDDF, from the exons ATGACTCAACAGCCACTTCGAGGAGTGACCAGCCTGCGTTTCAACCAAGACCAAA GCTGCTTTTGCTGCGCCATGGAGACAGGTGTGCGCATCTACAACGTGGAGCCCTTGATGGAGAAGGGGCATCTGG ACCACGAGCAGGTGGGCAGCATGGGCTTGGTGGAGATGCTGCACCGCTCCAACCTTCTGGCCTTGGTGGGCGGTGGTAGTAGTCCCAAGTTCTCAGAGATCTCAG caGTGCTGATCTGGGACGATGCCCGGGAGGGCAAGGACTCCAAGGAGAAGCTGGTGCTGGAGTTCACCTTCACCAAGCCAGTGCTTTCTGTGCGCATGCGCCATGACAA GATCGTGATCGTGCTGAAGAACCGCATCTATGTGTACTCCTTCCCCGACAATCCCCGAAAGCTGTTTGAGTTTGATACCCGGGACAACCCCAAGG ccgcccaccccaccccccatcttCACACCCTAGGGCTCTGTGACCTCTGCCCCAGCCTGGAGAAGCAACTGTTAGTGTTCCCAGGACACAAGTGTGGGAGTCTGCAACTTGTG GACCTGGCGAGCACAAAGCCTGGCACCTCGTCTGCTCCATTCACGATCAATGCACATCAGAGTGACATAGCCTGTGTGTCTCTAAACCAGCCAGGCACTGtagtggcctcagcctcccagaaggGTACCCTTATTCGCCTCTTTGACACACAATCCAAGGAGAAACTGGTGGAGCTGCGCCGAGGCACTGACCCTGCCACCCTCTACTG CATTAACTTCAGCCACGACTCCTCCTTCCTCTGCGCTTCCAGTGATAAGGGCACTGTCCATATCTTTGCTCTCAAGGATACCCGCCTCAACCGCCGCTCCGC GCTGGCTCGCGTGGGCAAGGTGGGGCCTATGATTGGGCAGTACGTGGACTCTCAGTGGAGCCTGGCGAGCTTCACTGTGCCTGCTGAGTCAGCTTGCATCTGCGCCTTCGGTCGCAATACTTCCAAGAACGTCAACTCTGTCATTG ccatctGCGTAGATGGGACCTTCCACAAATATGTCTTCACTCCTGATGGAAACTGCAACAGAGAGGCTTTCGACGTGTACCTTGACATCTGTGATGATGATGACTTTTAA
- the WDR45 gene encoding WD repeat domain phosphoinositide-interacting protein 4 isoform X12, with protein sequence MTQQPLRGVTSLRFNQDQSCFCCAMETGVRIYNVEPLMEKGHLVLIWDDAREGKDSKEKLVLEFTFTKPVLSVRMRHDKIVIVLKNRIYVYSFPDNPRKLFEFDTRDNPKGLCDLCPSLEKQLLVFPGHKCGSLQLVDLASTKPGTSSAPFTINAHQSDIACVSLNQPGTVVASASQKGTLIRLFDTQSKEKLVELRRGTDPATLYCINFSHDSSFLCASSDKGTVHIFALKDTRLNRRSALARVGKVGPMIGQYVDSQWSLASFTVPAESACICAFGRNTSKNVNSVIAICVDGTFHKYVFTPDGNCNREAFDVYLDICDDDDF encoded by the exons ATGACTCAACAGCCACTTCGAGGAGTGACCAGCCTGCGTTTCAACCAAGACCAAA GCTGCTTTTGCTGCGCCATGGAGACAGGTGTGCGCATCTACAACGTGGAGCCCTTGATGGAGAAGGGGCATCTGG TGCTGATCTGGGACGATGCCCGGGAGGGCAAGGACTCCAAGGAGAAGCTGGTGCTGGAGTTCACCTTCACCAAGCCAGTGCTTTCTGTGCGCATGCGCCATGACAA GATCGTGATCGTGCTGAAGAACCGCATCTATGTGTACTCCTTCCCCGACAATCCCCGAAAGCTGTTTGAGTTTGATACCCGGGACAACCCCAAGG GGCTCTGTGACCTCTGCCCCAGCCTGGAGAAGCAACTGTTAGTGTTCCCAGGACACAAGTGTGGGAGTCTGCAACTTGTG GACCTGGCGAGCACAAAGCCTGGCACCTCGTCTGCTCCATTCACGATCAATGCACATCAGAGTGACATAGCCTGTGTGTCTCTAAACCAGCCAGGCACTGtagtggcctcagcctcccagaaggGTACCCTTATTCGCCTCTTTGACACACAATCCAAGGAGAAACTGGTGGAGCTGCGCCGAGGCACTGACCCTGCCACCCTCTACTG CATTAACTTCAGCCACGACTCCTCCTTCCTCTGCGCTTCCAGTGATAAGGGCACTGTCCATATCTTTGCTCTCAAGGATACCCGCCTCAACCGCCGCTCCGC GCTGGCTCGCGTGGGCAAGGTGGGGCCTATGATTGGGCAGTACGTGGACTCTCAGTGGAGCCTGGCGAGCTTCACTGTGCCTGCTGAGTCAGCTTGCATCTGCGCCTTCGGTCGCAATACTTCCAAGAACGTCAACTCTGTCATTG ccatctGCGTAGATGGGACCTTCCACAAATATGTCTTCACTCCTGATGGAAACTGCAACAGAGAGGCTTTCGACGTGTACCTTGACATCTGTGATGATGATGACTTTTAA
- the WDR45 gene encoding WD repeat domain phosphoinositide-interacting protein 4 isoform X4 produces MTQQPLRGVTSLRFNQDQSCFCCAMETGVRIYNVEPLMEKGHLDHEQVGSMGLVEMLHRSNLLALVGGGSSPKFSEISVLIWDDAREGKDSKEKLVLEFTFTKPVLSVRMRHDKIVIVLKNRIYVYSFPDNPRKLFEFDTRDNPKGLCDLCPSLEKQLLVFPGHKCGSLQLVDLASTKPGTSSAPFTINAHQSDIACVSLNQPGTVVASASQKGTLIRLFDTQSKEKLVELRRGTDPATLYCINFSHDSSFLCASSDKGTVHIFALKDTRLNRRSALARVGKVGPMIGQYVDSQWSLASFTVPAESACICAFGRNTSKNVNSVIAICVDGTFHKYVFTPDGNCNREAFDVYLDICDDDDF; encoded by the exons ATGACTCAACAGCCACTTCGAGGAGTGACCAGCCTGCGTTTCAACCAAGACCAAA GCTGCTTTTGCTGCGCCATGGAGACAGGTGTGCGCATCTACAACGTGGAGCCCTTGATGGAGAAGGGGCATCTGG ACCACGAGCAGGTGGGCAGCATGGGCTTGGTGGAGATGCTGCACCGCTCCAACCTTCTGGCCTTGGTGGGCGGTGGTAGTAGTCCCAAGTTCTCAGAGATCTCAG TGCTGATCTGGGACGATGCCCGGGAGGGCAAGGACTCCAAGGAGAAGCTGGTGCTGGAGTTCACCTTCACCAAGCCAGTGCTTTCTGTGCGCATGCGCCATGACAA GATCGTGATCGTGCTGAAGAACCGCATCTATGTGTACTCCTTCCCCGACAATCCCCGAAAGCTGTTTGAGTTTGATACCCGGGACAACCCCAAGG GGCTCTGTGACCTCTGCCCCAGCCTGGAGAAGCAACTGTTAGTGTTCCCAGGACACAAGTGTGGGAGTCTGCAACTTGTG GACCTGGCGAGCACAAAGCCTGGCACCTCGTCTGCTCCATTCACGATCAATGCACATCAGAGTGACATAGCCTGTGTGTCTCTAAACCAGCCAGGCACTGtagtggcctcagcctcccagaaggGTACCCTTATTCGCCTCTTTGACACACAATCCAAGGAGAAACTGGTGGAGCTGCGCCGAGGCACTGACCCTGCCACCCTCTACTG CATTAACTTCAGCCACGACTCCTCCTTCCTCTGCGCTTCCAGTGATAAGGGCACTGTCCATATCTTTGCTCTCAAGGATACCCGCCTCAACCGCCGCTCCGC GCTGGCTCGCGTGGGCAAGGTGGGGCCTATGATTGGGCAGTACGTGGACTCTCAGTGGAGCCTGGCGAGCTTCACTGTGCCTGCTGAGTCAGCTTGCATCTGCGCCTTCGGTCGCAATACTTCCAAGAACGTCAACTCTGTCATTG ccatctGCGTAGATGGGACCTTCCACAAATATGTCTTCACTCCTGATGGAAACTGCAACAGAGAGGCTTTCGACGTGTACCTTGACATCTGTGATGATGATGACTTTTAA
- the WDR45 gene encoding WD repeat domain phosphoinositide-interacting protein 4 isoform X10 has product MTQQPLRGVTSLRFNQDQSCFCCAMETGVRIYNVEPLMEKGHLDHEQVGSMGLVEMLHRSNLLALVGGGSSPKFSEISVLIWDDAREGKDSKEKLVLEFTFTKPVLSVRMRHDKIVIVLKNRIYVYSFPDNPRKLFEFDTRDNPKGLCDLCPSLEKQLLVFPGHKCGSLQLVPGTVVASASQKGTLIRLFDTQSKEKLVELRRGTDPATLYCINFSHDSSFLCASSDKGTVHIFALKDTRLNRRSALARVGKVGPMIGQYVDSQWSLASFTVPAESACICAFGRNTSKNVNSVIAICVDGTFHKYVFTPDGNCNREAFDVYLDICDDDDF; this is encoded by the exons ATGACTCAACAGCCACTTCGAGGAGTGACCAGCCTGCGTTTCAACCAAGACCAAA GCTGCTTTTGCTGCGCCATGGAGACAGGTGTGCGCATCTACAACGTGGAGCCCTTGATGGAGAAGGGGCATCTGG ACCACGAGCAGGTGGGCAGCATGGGCTTGGTGGAGATGCTGCACCGCTCCAACCTTCTGGCCTTGGTGGGCGGTGGTAGTAGTCCCAAGTTCTCAGAGATCTCAG TGCTGATCTGGGACGATGCCCGGGAGGGCAAGGACTCCAAGGAGAAGCTGGTGCTGGAGTTCACCTTCACCAAGCCAGTGCTTTCTGTGCGCATGCGCCATGACAA GATCGTGATCGTGCTGAAGAACCGCATCTATGTGTACTCCTTCCCCGACAATCCCCGAAAGCTGTTTGAGTTTGATACCCGGGACAACCCCAAGG GGCTCTGTGACCTCTGCCCCAGCCTGGAGAAGCAACTGTTAGTGTTCCCAGGACACAAGTGTGGGAGTCTGCAACTTGTG CCAGGCACTGtagtggcctcagcctcccagaaggGTACCCTTATTCGCCTCTTTGACACACAATCCAAGGAGAAACTGGTGGAGCTGCGCCGAGGCACTGACCCTGCCACCCTCTACTG CATTAACTTCAGCCACGACTCCTCCTTCCTCTGCGCTTCCAGTGATAAGGGCACTGTCCATATCTTTGCTCTCAAGGATACCCGCCTCAACCGCCGCTCCGC GCTGGCTCGCGTGGGCAAGGTGGGGCCTATGATTGGGCAGTACGTGGACTCTCAGTGGAGCCTGGCGAGCTTCACTGTGCCTGCTGAGTCAGCTTGCATCTGCGCCTTCGGTCGCAATACTTCCAAGAACGTCAACTCTGTCATTG ccatctGCGTAGATGGGACCTTCCACAAATATGTCTTCACTCCTGATGGAAACTGCAACAGAGAGGCTTTCGACGTGTACCTTGACATCTGTGATGATGATGACTTTTAA
- the WDR45 gene encoding WD repeat domain phosphoinositide-interacting protein 4 isoform X13: protein MTQQPLRGVTSLRFNQDQSCFCCAMETGVRIYNVEPLMEKGHLVLIWDDAREGKDSKEKLVLEFTFTKPVLSVRMRHDKIVIVLKNRIYVYSFPDNPRKLFEFDTRDNPKGLCDLCPSLEKQLLVFPGHKCGSLQLVPGTVVASASQKGTLIRLFDTQSKEKLVELRRGTDPATLYCINFSHDSSFLCASSDKGTVHIFALKDTRLNRRSALARVGKVGPMIGQYVDSQWSLASFTVPAESACICAFGRNTSKNVNSVIAICVDGTFHKYVFTPDGNCNREAFDVYLDICDDDDF from the exons ATGACTCAACAGCCACTTCGAGGAGTGACCAGCCTGCGTTTCAACCAAGACCAAA GCTGCTTTTGCTGCGCCATGGAGACAGGTGTGCGCATCTACAACGTGGAGCCCTTGATGGAGAAGGGGCATCTGG TGCTGATCTGGGACGATGCCCGGGAGGGCAAGGACTCCAAGGAGAAGCTGGTGCTGGAGTTCACCTTCACCAAGCCAGTGCTTTCTGTGCGCATGCGCCATGACAA GATCGTGATCGTGCTGAAGAACCGCATCTATGTGTACTCCTTCCCCGACAATCCCCGAAAGCTGTTTGAGTTTGATACCCGGGACAACCCCAAGG GGCTCTGTGACCTCTGCCCCAGCCTGGAGAAGCAACTGTTAGTGTTCCCAGGACACAAGTGTGGGAGTCTGCAACTTGTG CCAGGCACTGtagtggcctcagcctcccagaaggGTACCCTTATTCGCCTCTTTGACACACAATCCAAGGAGAAACTGGTGGAGCTGCGCCGAGGCACTGACCCTGCCACCCTCTACTG CATTAACTTCAGCCACGACTCCTCCTTCCTCTGCGCTTCCAGTGATAAGGGCACTGTCCATATCTTTGCTCTCAAGGATACCCGCCTCAACCGCCGCTCCGC GCTGGCTCGCGTGGGCAAGGTGGGGCCTATGATTGGGCAGTACGTGGACTCTCAGTGGAGCCTGGCGAGCTTCACTGTGCCTGCTGAGTCAGCTTGCATCTGCGCCTTCGGTCGCAATACTTCCAAGAACGTCAACTCTGTCATTG ccatctGCGTAGATGGGACCTTCCACAAATATGTCTTCACTCCTGATGGAAACTGCAACAGAGAGGCTTTCGACGTGTACCTTGACATCTGTGATGATGATGACTTTTAA
- the WDR45 gene encoding WD repeat domain phosphoinositide-interacting protein 4 isoform X5 has protein sequence MTQQPLRGVTSLRFNQDQSCFCCAMETGVRIYNVEPLMEKGHLDHEQVGSMGLVEMLHRSNLLALVGGGSSPKFSEISAVLIWDDAREGKDSKEKLVLEFTFTKPVLSVRMRHDKIVIVLKNRIYVYSFPDNPRKLFEFDTRDNPKAAHPTPHLHTLGLCDLCPSLEKQLLVFPGHKCGSLQLVPGTVVASASQKGTLIRLFDTQSKEKLVELRRGTDPATLYCINFSHDSSFLCASSDKGTVHIFALKDTRLNRRSALARVGKVGPMIGQYVDSQWSLASFTVPAESACICAFGRNTSKNVNSVIAICVDGTFHKYVFTPDGNCNREAFDVYLDICDDDDF, from the exons ATGACTCAACAGCCACTTCGAGGAGTGACCAGCCTGCGTTTCAACCAAGACCAAA GCTGCTTTTGCTGCGCCATGGAGACAGGTGTGCGCATCTACAACGTGGAGCCCTTGATGGAGAAGGGGCATCTGG ACCACGAGCAGGTGGGCAGCATGGGCTTGGTGGAGATGCTGCACCGCTCCAACCTTCTGGCCTTGGTGGGCGGTGGTAGTAGTCCCAAGTTCTCAGAGATCTCAG caGTGCTGATCTGGGACGATGCCCGGGAGGGCAAGGACTCCAAGGAGAAGCTGGTGCTGGAGTTCACCTTCACCAAGCCAGTGCTTTCTGTGCGCATGCGCCATGACAA GATCGTGATCGTGCTGAAGAACCGCATCTATGTGTACTCCTTCCCCGACAATCCCCGAAAGCTGTTTGAGTTTGATACCCGGGACAACCCCAAGG ccgcccaccccaccccccatcttCACACCCTAGGGCTCTGTGACCTCTGCCCCAGCCTGGAGAAGCAACTGTTAGTGTTCCCAGGACACAAGTGTGGGAGTCTGCAACTTGTG CCAGGCACTGtagtggcctcagcctcccagaaggGTACCCTTATTCGCCTCTTTGACACACAATCCAAGGAGAAACTGGTGGAGCTGCGCCGAGGCACTGACCCTGCCACCCTCTACTG CATTAACTTCAGCCACGACTCCTCCTTCCTCTGCGCTTCCAGTGATAAGGGCACTGTCCATATCTTTGCTCTCAAGGATACCCGCCTCAACCGCCGCTCCGC GCTGGCTCGCGTGGGCAAGGTGGGGCCTATGATTGGGCAGTACGTGGACTCTCAGTGGAGCCTGGCGAGCTTCACTGTGCCTGCTGAGTCAGCTTGCATCTGCGCCTTCGGTCGCAATACTTCCAAGAACGTCAACTCTGTCATTG ccatctGCGTAGATGGGACCTTCCACAAATATGTCTTCACTCCTGATGGAAACTGCAACAGAGAGGCTTTCGACGTGTACCTTGACATCTGTGATGATGATGACTTTTAA